Sequence from the Botrytis cinerea B05.10 chromosome 12, complete sequence genome:
CACCTGGGCGCATGTTACAACATATGGACCAAACGGCTGCATTCGATGTTGATAACCTACAAATGTTAGTCCTGGATGAGGCGGATCGAATTTTGGACATGGGATTTCAAACATCCGTCGACGCTATACTGGAACATTTACCGAAACAAAGACAGACGATGCTGTTCAGTGCCACACAAACGAAGAAAGTATCGGATCTAGCAAGATTGAGTTTGAAGGAACCCGAATATGTCGCAGTACATGAAGCTGCATCCTCAGCTACCCCCACAACATTACAACAACATTACTGTGTGGTACCTCTGCCCGAAAAGCTCAACACGCTGTTTGGCTTCATTAGGGCTAATCTAAAGGCTAAAATAATAGTATTTATGTCTTCAGGCAAGCAAGTGCGGTTTGTCTACGAAAGTCTAAGGCATTTACAACCTGGTATTCCATTGCTTCATCTGCACGGTAGGCAAAAGCAAACCGCGAGGCTTGATATAACTTCAAAGTTTTCCTCTTCGAAAAATTCTTGTATATTTGCTACAGATGTTGTTGCAAGAGGACTTGACTTTCCTGCAGTTGATTGGGTTATTCAATTAGATTGCCCCGAGGATGCTGATACCTATATTCACAGAGTTGGTCGAACTGCACGTTATGGGAAAGTAGGCCGGGCAGTCATGTTTCTGGATCCATCTGAGGAAGAAGGCATGCTGAAAAGATTGGAACATAAGAAAGTACCGATACAAAAGATTAATATCCGACCCAATAAAACGCAAGACATCAAGAACCAATTACAAAATATGTGTTTCCAAGACCCTGAGCTGAAATACTTAGGTCAGAAAGCATTTGTCAGTTACGCCAAATCTGTCTTCTTACAAAAGGACAAggagatattcaatatcaatgaGGTTGATTTGGAGGGCTTTGCTTCGAGTATGGGTCTTCCCGGTGCGCCCAAGATTAAATTCCAGAAAGGAAACGATGCAAAGAATGTCAAAAATGCTCCAAGAGGTGCTATTGAGTCTAGCGACGACGACAGTGAAACCGAAAAGAAACctaagaagaaagaagaagtccGAACGAAATACGATAGAATGTTTGAGCGCCGTAACCAGGATGTTTTATCTGGCCATTACTCCAAGATGATCGCAGATGATACCCCAGTGAAGGATGCAGATGGTACTGCGGACGCTGATGAGGACAATGATTTCTTGTCAGTCAAGAGAGTAATACCTGTGGACAACAACGACAGTTccgacgatgacgatgatgatgacgttGCTGCAACCGGGCCACTAGGAAAGGTTATCGAGGGTATTAGCAAGGATCCTATTGTGATAGACTCGAAACGAAAAGAGAAACTTCTGAAATCCAAGAAGAAGCTTCTTAAGCTCAAAGATAGAGGAACA
This genomic interval carries:
- the Bchca4 gene encoding Bchca4; this translates as MAPPASGRKAKNVSKGKNDAKTLKRKRDVEDHEKLQKSVDELDAKAEIKNFSELPLSEPTSSGLEASHFKTLTDVQSKAVPLALKGKDILGAAKTGSGKTLAFLVPVLENLYRQKWTELDGLGALIISPTRELAIQIFEVLRKIGRYHTFSAGLIIGGRSLQEERERLGRMNILVCTPGRMLQHMDQTAAFDVDNLQMLVLDEADRILDMGFQTSVDAILEHLPKQRQTMLFSATQTKKVSDLARLSLKEPEYVAVHEAASSATPTTLQQHYCVVPLPEKLNTLFGFIRANLKAKIIVFMSSGKQVRFVYESLRHLQPGIPLLHLHGRQKQTARLDITSKFSSSKNSCIFATDVVARGLDFPAVDWVIQLDCPEDADTYIHRVGRTARYGKVGRAVMFLDPSEEEGMLKRLEHKKVPIQKINIRPNKTQDIKNQLQNMCFQDPELKYLGQKAFVSYAKSVFLQKDKEIFNINEVDLEGFASSMGLPGAPKIKFQKGNDAKNVKNAPRGAIESSDDDSETEKKPKKKEEVRTKYDRMFERRNQDVLSGHYSKMIADDTPVKDADGTADADEDNDFLSVKRVIPVDNNDSSDDDDDDDVAATGPLGKVIEGISKDPIVIDSKRKEKLLKSKKKLLKLKDRGTKLVFDEEGNPHQVYELEDEEDFRARGPAEEQRAKFLEEEAERVREADLLDKQTAKDKKREKREKRKAREAALEDDDEAPELVGSGDDEDPMALLRSLPLPEDEEDEDSTARPAKRPKKWFEDDSDDERKVAKRKGRVIEAADEPETLEDLEALAAGLLN